The following DNA comes from Rhodohalobacter mucosus.
GTTTACGTAGCTCGCAGCATGTTCAGCCGCACACGTTATTGGAACCACCAGATCGGCTGAGCGTGTGGTATCTGAGTGATTGGTTGCAAACGAAACCAGGTACTTGTCATCCAGTTGATCGGCTGTAATAATGCCGCGGTCAATCAGATGATCGCTCAATACAATTACCACCTCGCACTTCTCAATCATTTGAGAGATTTCATCCGCACTTTTTTCGGTTAGCCCAAGAATACGGCAGCCGTTAGCGTTAGGGGCCAGGTCATCCGTGATCAGAAAATCGTCGCCTTTGCCTTCTTCTTTATGCGGTGTGAATACGGGTTCGTTCAGCCCCAGAAGCGATGCAAATCGGGACAATACATAATTCTCCTCAACCGAGGCATGAGGGCTGCCGATTACGGCTACCTTATCACGGTCGGTTTTTTCGATCTGTTCTGCTATGGTTACAATCGCGTTGCTCCAGGATGAGTGAACCTGCTCGTTATCCAATTTTTGATAAGGTCTGGATATGCGATTTTCATTAAATAGCCTGTAGGCTTCACGCCCTTCATCCGGCATCCAGTGATCGTTTACCTCACCGTTGTATCGCGGCGTAATCCGGAGAACCAGGTTATCGCGTGTCCAGAGATCAATGTTGCAGCCCTTGCCGTTTGTGACATCAATGCTTGGTGTTTGATTCATCTCCCAAACCCTGGCTCTGAAACGGAAATCTGCAGATGTGAGCGCACCCACAGGGCAAAGATCCACGGTATTTAATGAGTAAGGATCGTCAAATTCTCGGCCAGGCGCTGTAATCGGATAGTTTTTATCACCGCGCTTGGTAATGGTAAGCTGATGGGTTTCACTTATTTCATCGGTAAAACGAACACAG
Coding sequences within:
- a CDS encoding molybdopterin-dependent oxidoreductase, which gives rise to MPEVFIDGIRYEYEGEQRLLQFIQDQGKEVPFFCYHPSMTAPANCRQCMVKVGQPVKDRESGEYELDEKGDRVIRWFPKLQTSCNLMISDGMVVHTQETDDLVKRAQKDNLELILINHPLDCPICDQAGECPLQIQTYKYGPEGSRFEVKKVHKPKRVQLGPRVVLDAERCINCTRCVRFTDEISETHQLTITKRGDKNYPITAPGREFDDPYSLNTVDLCPVGALTSADFRFRARVWEMNQTPSIDVTNGKGCNIDLWTRDNLVLRITPRYNGEVNDHWMPDEGREAYRLFNENRISRPYQKLDNEQVHSSWSNAIVTIAEQIEKTDRDKVAVIGSPHASVEENYVLSRFASLLGLNEPVFTPHKEEGKGDDFLITDDLAPNANGCRILGLTEKSADEISQMIEKCEVVIVLSDHLIDRGIITADQLDDKYLVSFATNHSDTTRSADLVVPITCAAEHAASYVNVDGRIQRTLPAKETKYTNRRIDFEMSEGRLDRYGTNFDNWITEENKVDCMPLWKILTEVASEAGLSDYSYESGRDILDEAATVIKALEGVSYQAMDEQLGIQLDSVRPAVKS